A single Lancefieldella parvula DSM 20469 DNA region contains:
- the rfbB gene encoding dTDP-glucose 4,6-dehydratase produces MKTYLVTGGAGFIGSNFIHYMLKRNQDIHILNVDALTYAGNLENLSEYDQDPRYTFAHVDIRDKEALTQLFEAHHPDYVINFAAESHVDRSIEDPGAFADTNVMGTVALLSVAESFWNDGQGSYGDHKYLQVSTDEVYGSLSLDDPKAFFRETTSLSPHSPYSASKASADMFVKAWHDTYGFPAVITRCSNNYGPYQFPEKLIPLMIENCLEHKSLPVYGDGLNVRDWLYVDDHCKAIAMVLEGGRLGEVYNIGGHNERNNLYIVKRIISEVARITGDTQITEDLISYVTDRKGHDRRYGIAPDKIKEELGWYPETPFEEGIVTTINWYLENRKWVKNVVSGDYQDYYKKMYEGR; encoded by the coding sequence GTGAAGACCTATTTAGTAACTGGTGGAGCTGGATTTATTGGATCTAACTTTATCCACTATATGCTCAAAAGAAATCAGGACATTCATATCTTGAATGTGGATGCTCTGACTTATGCGGGCAACCTTGAGAATCTTTCGGAATATGATCAAGACCCTCGCTACACCTTTGCTCACGTAGACATTAGGGATAAAGAGGCTCTGACACAGCTGTTTGAGGCTCATCATCCCGATTATGTCATCAACTTTGCTGCAGAGAGCCACGTAGATCGCTCCATTGAAGATCCAGGCGCCTTCGCCGATACCAATGTCATGGGTACTGTTGCTCTTTTGAGTGTTGCAGAGTCTTTCTGGAATGATGGTCAGGGTTCTTACGGAGACCATAAGTATCTGCAGGTTTCTACTGATGAGGTCTATGGCTCACTGTCACTTGATGATCCAAAAGCATTTTTCCGTGAGACCACATCTTTGAGTCCACACAGCCCCTACTCTGCATCTAAGGCTTCTGCAGATATGTTTGTAAAAGCCTGGCATGACACGTACGGATTTCCTGCGGTAATCACGCGTTGCTCCAACAACTATGGCCCTTACCAGTTCCCCGAGAAGCTCATTCCTCTGATGATTGAGAATTGCTTAGAACATAAGTCTCTTCCTGTCTATGGTGATGGACTCAACGTTCGAGATTGGCTCTACGTTGATGATCACTGTAAGGCAATTGCTATGGTTCTTGAGGGCGGCAGACTGGGTGAGGTTTACAACATTGGTGGTCATAACGAGCGCAATAACCTTTACATTGTTAAGCGCATCATCAGTGAAGTTGCAAGAATCACTGGGGACACTCAGATTACTGAGGATCTGATTTCTTACGTTACTGACCGCAAGGGTCATGACCGCCGTTACGGCATTGCACCTGATAAGATTAAAGAAGAGTTGGGCTGGTATCCAGAAACTCCATTTGAAGAGGGAATTGTTACCACTATCAACTGGTATCTAGAGAACCGTAAGTGGGTTAAGAATGTAGTTTCTGGTGATTACCAGGATTACTACAAGAAGATGTATGAAGGTCGATAA
- a CDS encoding LicD family protein, whose amino-acid sequence MRTYDTETLKHLQQVELMILKDFVDTCEANNIRYFGFGGTAIGALRHKGFIPWDDDIDVCLPAEDFNKLLDIYDKEWSEKYSIMNTERDINYPFPTTRIMLKGTQFCEEALAPLPLDLGIFLDVYCFDNVSDDEKEYKKQAFDAWFWSHMRILVDVPRPVILADGIKGKLLKAAVTMGRGVCKLLHLSTQKMYEREQEARNRFAHVKTKRIAYLHDTDRFVNTYPVDEVFPVDKLDFDGIQVSFPNQNDKFLRMLYGDYMQMPPVEKRKNHYPARLDFGPY is encoded by the coding sequence ATGCGCACATACGATACAGAGACACTTAAGCATCTTCAGCAGGTTGAGCTGATGATCTTAAAGGACTTCGTTGATACGTGTGAGGCCAATAACATCCGTTATTTTGGCTTTGGTGGCACCGCTATTGGGGCTCTTCGTCATAAAGGATTTATTCCCTGGGATGATGATATTGATGTCTGCCTTCCTGCAGAAGACTTCAATAAGCTCCTAGATATTTATGACAAAGAGTGGTCAGAAAAGTATTCAATCATGAATACCGAGAGGGACATTAACTATCCGTTCCCAACTACTCGAATCATGCTCAAGGGTACACAGTTCTGCGAAGAAGCGCTTGCTCCACTTCCGCTTGATCTTGGTATTTTCTTGGATGTTTACTGCTTTGATAACGTTTCAGATGACGAGAAAGAATATAAGAAGCAGGCATTCGATGCGTGGTTCTGGTCGCATATGCGTATCTTGGTTGACGTGCCTCGTCCTGTTATTTTGGCCGACGGCATCAAAGGAAAGCTTTTAAAAGCAGCAGTTACTATGGGTAGGGGAGTTTGCAAACTTCTACATCTCTCTACTCAGAAAATGTATGAACGTGAGCAGGAAGCCCGCAACCGCTTTGCTCACGTTAAGACAAAAAGAATTGCCTACCTGCATGATACTGATAGGTTTGTAAATACCTATCCAGTTGATGAGGTTTTTCCTGTTGATAAGCTTGATTTTGACGGAATTCAAGTATCGTTCCCTAATCAAAATGATAAGTTCCTCAGGATGCTTTACGGCGATTACATGCAGATGCCTCCAGTTGAGAAGCGTAAAAACCACTATCC